From Rana temporaria chromosome 7, aRanTem1.1, whole genome shotgun sequence, the proteins below share one genomic window:
- the HRH1 gene encoding histamine H1 receptor: protein MMLNNNLSITKNVTEIHSASLGLVLGTISFFTVIMNILVLYAVKTERKLHTVGNLYIVSLSIADLIVGVAVMPLNIVYLLNHEWILGRPACLFWLSMDYVASTASIFSLFILCIDRYRSIQQPLQYLKYRTKTRASAMISGAWILSLTWVIPILGWHVFANGGVRSVPEHMCETEFHKVTWFKVLTAILNFYIPSLLMLWFYAKIYKAVREHYKHRQLINGSFQLFYGSKFVRNVKVLKKSKDCVRRQCPNGNLMVPETNFHSHYTTVSNVFTQQKNTREHFQIEEYEGQQGYEPCDNKVVKLHCFPLAIIQAHPEECRNYVTVNRKKLKDQCLDNLDVTDEEHTFAEAGSCILETSHVEDNNTENAEGSEPQVSGNLSYLKHTWQRFRTHSKQNIQGLHMNRERKAAKQLGFIMAAFMLCWIPYFVLFMVIAFCQDCFNLNFHMFTIWLGYINSTLNPLIYPLCNENFKKTFKKIFHVKLNCGVCKKETFTMCSYK, encoded by the coding sequence ATGATGCTGAATAACAACTTGAGTATAACAAAGAATGTCACAGAGATCCACTCTGCAAGCTTAGGCCTGGTTCTAGGAACCATATCATTTTTTACAGTCATCATGAACATTTTGGTGTTGTATGCTGTAAAAACCGAGCGCAAACTTCATACGGTTGGAAACCTGTACATTGTCAGCTTATCTATTGCAGATCTAATTGTGGGTGTGGCCGTTATGCCCCTTAACATTGTGTATCTCCTAAATCATGAGTGGATACTTGGAAGACCAGCATGCCTCTTTTGGTTGTCTATGGACTACGTAGCTAGTACAGCTTCCATCTTTAGCCTTTTTATTCTCTGTATTGATCGTTATCGTTCAATCCAACAGCCGCTGCAATACTTAAAGTACCGTACAAAAACCCGAGCCTCTGCAATGATATCAGGAGCATGGATTTTGTCCTTGACTTGGGTTATACCAATTTTGGGCTGGCATGTGTTTGCAAATGGTGGAGTTCGATCAGTACCAGAACATATGTGCGAAACAGAGTTCCACAAAGTGACTTGGTTTAAAGTTCTTACGGCCATATTAAATTTTTACATTCCATCTTTGCTAATGTTGTGGTTTTATGCCAAAATTTACAAGGCTGTACGGGAACACTACAAACATCGACAGCTTATTAATGGTTCCTTCCAACTGTTTTATGGCAGTAAATTTGTTAGAAATGTGAAGGTGCTCAAAAAATCCAAAGATTGTGTGAGGCGGCAATGTCCTAATGGAAATCTAATGGTTCCCGAGACAAACTTTCACAGTCATTACACCACAGTTTCAAATGTTTTTACACAACAAAAAAACACTCGAGAACATTTCCAAATAGAAGAATATGAAGGTCAACAAGGATATGAACCATGTGATAATAAGGTTGTTAAGTTGCACTGTTTTCCTCTTGCTATAATACAGGCCCACCCAGAAGAGTGTCGAAACTATGTTACAGtcaacagaaaaaaactgaaagaCCAGTGTCTGGATAACCTGGATGTGACAGACGAAGAGCATACATTTGCAGAAGCAGGTTCTTGTATCTTAGAGACAAGTCACGTGGAAGACAACAACACAGAGAATGCTGAGGGATCTGAACCCCAAGTCTCTGGGAACCTTAGCTACCTGAAACATACTTGGCAGAGGTTCCGCACACATTCCAAACAGAACATCCAAGGACTTCATATGAATAGGGAGAGAAAAGCGGCTAAGCAATTGGGTTTCATTATGGCAGCATTTATGTTGTGTTGGATCCCATACTTTGTTCTTTTTATGGTCATAGCATTTTGCCAAGACTGCTTTAACCTCAATTTTCACATGTTTACTATTTGGCTAGGTTACATCAATTCGACACTGAACCCTCTTATCTATCCCTTGTGTAATGAGAATttcaaaaagacatttaaaaagatATTTCATGTTAAGTTAAACTGTGGTGTTTGTAAAAAGGAAACGTTTACAATGTGCAGCTATAAATGA